One Coffea eugenioides isolate CCC68of chromosome 2, Ceug_1.0, whole genome shotgun sequence genomic window, AACAGGTTCCAGCATTAAGCAGAAGTTGCTCACAATTACACTAATGACACCGCGAAACATCAACAGGAACCTGGCCTATTTTCTACAACAAAATGTATCCCACCGTCGAAAAGAATCCTCTTCTATGGTTTGACCAATAAAAGTGTTAACTTGAGTATGGTATTCTTGTACTATTAGATATTTCCCCGATTGATGGGAAAAACTCCTCCAAAATTGTCAGCGTGAAATAGTCCTGCCTACTGCCTGCTGCCTTCCATCGTGGATGCAATCTGAGATTTGTCATCTTCTGCGCTTTGATTCTTTCCGCATCTCAGCAAGGTAGCTTTGCAAATTGGATTTCTCCCATAGACGTCGCTGTACAAGATCTTCCTTTGTTGATTCATCTGTATACCACACCAACAAACTACTTTAGGATTACCCAAGAATTATGAAATTCACAAAGAAGTGTTACTGTAAAAATTGGCCCCTAGTTACATTCCCAAATTCTTTGATTGGCATTCTGCCCAAAAATGTTACAAAAATCTCGGCACAACAGAAAATGTTTCAAACAAGCATTTGAAATACAGAAGCATTTCCAAGGTCATTCTATGCGGGCAACAGTAATCACCATTGGTGCTGAAACATCTCAACTCTCTACATCTATAACAGTagctcaaaaaattaaaaaagaaaaagaaaaaagggtaTATAACAGTGGGTCTGGTGCAAGATATATCCAAATAATAAAGTCTTCCTATAACTGTCAGTGAGATGATATGTAGTTACCAATGAATGTCCATGAATCAGGCGGCACGCCCAAGGATCTTTGTGTCAAATAGGAGGCATCTTCCCATGAATAAGGAGATCGTTTGACGTTGTACCTCCAAAACCAACATCCATGCCACAACAGCAGCTGTGGACGTAAAGCTAATCAGTAGTTTTCTTGTACATAGCCAAATTCAAGATTCTAGGTTCAAGCCTGCATGACACTAGCTTCTGAAAAATAACTTGGGCTAATCAAAATCTCATACATTGGTATTAAATTTGAATGGAAAATAGTTTCTGGATATGCATACTTTCCCAATAGTATATGGAAGAAGAATGAAACGAATGCCAAGAAGTCCCCAGACAGATGGCTTTTCAGCCCCTTTAATCTGCAGTTCAAGCTCGTTGCTGAGGTCTTCTTCCATTTTCCTGCCACATAAGCATAATTACACTAAATGAACTGCAAGATTTTGAATATTGGTTCCAGAATAAAAGAAGTAATCATATAAATCAATACAACAATTAAGAAGCCAAAGCCAAAGAACAGTACATTATGGACCCAGTGTACTTCCATCCCATTTTCTCTCCGCTCCTCTGTTGGACACCAAACCACTCTCCCCCCAAAGAAAAGGCTCAAATAAAAGGACCAGAGGGAAGAAATATAATAGTAAtaaaaattgaactaatttCATACTTGTTTATTTGCTTGTTACTCTTCTTTCTAATTGTCATTCCACCTGTGCGTTCAAGTTCCAAAGCCTTCAGCTTATTTTTGAAAGCTGGTGTTCTCTTGACCATGTCAACAGCCTGCAGGAGAACAACCAAGTGAAAATGTCATAGGAAAGTCAATGGAACCACAATTATCAGGGTCGTAGAAGAACCAATGTTCCAGTAGGTAGATCAGCATTATAAAGCACTAGACAAAAACGACAAAGGCAACACAAGGGGAAAAATAACCTCCAAAGTAGAAATTCTGTGGAAAAAAGCATAAAATATTCTATAGTTAATCGGTGGTGATCTGATGTAAGCAGACATATGTATGATATTGTTTGTATCTATTGCAGTGTCATCTCACTAACAGTTGATTTTAATTACAAGACCTGAAGAAACCAAGTGGTTTACAGGTATATAAGCCATAATAAAACAGATCATAGGATAAAAACATCTCGAAACATACACCTTCCGGAATCAAGCttagcattttttttctctgaaaattaaataagaaaacACTGAGTCTTTAACCTCAATAGTATCAGATGGATGCAACATTTGATACATCCACTTACCTGCTTATACCTTGTCCACTGGTTTAGATATTGAAATGCAGAAAGCACCAATAGAAGACCCACAATGACAGCACGAGGATCCTATAATAGAGGAAGGAGGAACAGTCAACATATATACAAGAAAGACTCAAGTAAAATGATTTACTGATTGGCCACGTGAAATGTGTGATGACGGAAATTATAGTTATCTGTTaggaaaaaatcaaatttatttaagtaaaacattaaaaataaGAGGGAAAAAATGGAGAAGGGTCTCACTGTTTTGTGACCGTAATAAGCCCGGTAGTACCTAGCTGTATTATAAAAGACCTAAGGAAGGAATACCAAGCATTGAACTAGTTAACAGCATGTTTGGATGAATGAATCAAATGTTGGTAAACAACATGTCAGGAACAGTGAATCAAATAGCTGGTATATGATAAAAAGAATTGTCCACAAAAACAAGCAAATTAACTATGTTTGGAAGTGTGGTTTACAGTAACCAACTGGCCAGGGGAAGTAACAAATTTACCAAGAAGTAACTCAACCATACATGGCCGTGTAGTACACTTAACGACCAAACAATTTGATGCCATGTCATGTTAAATACAAAGAACATGTCAAGCCTATTTCTCAAAGATGGGGGACACAGGGAAGGTAAACAAAGCATACTGGGCTAGAGGTGATTGAACGCCTGAGAGACATGTGGGAGAGATGCAAATGATAATCACATCCTGAAATTGACATAATATGCATCAGAAAGCTAAAGTTTACATCTTGCCTCCTAGGCACATTTTAACTTCTCATTCTAAAATATGTACACAGGGAACAAGTTTAAGTTGATACTTTGAGATGTAAATCATAAGCCTCTAATTTGAAATGATAAAAGAGCACAAATTTACAAGCAGAATCACTGACAAATACAGAATTCACAGCAAAAAACAGAGGtctaagaaaacaaaacaaacctCCTCTGGATGTGCAATTGCATAATCATACTGTTCCCTTGTTGCTTCATCTTTCAAAATCTGCACATAAAACGATCATTATCAATGTCTACAAAAAGTCTTATCGCAATCATCCAcaattatatatgtgtacaCTTATTTATTGTTCTCATCAAAATAGCCACAAGCCACAGCAACCttaataacaattttttttttgtttctttattcCTTAGATATTGAAAATAATTTCTTTTAAGCATGGACTTAGAAGTTCGACAAACTTAAGCTGAATTAGAACTCACTAACTGAAAATTAGATACATATAACTCGGTATTGAGTACAATACATTACACATAATTAAGTAACCAATTAATCTTCATCAAACTTTAAAAGCTAATTATGTAAAAGAATTACCTCATACGCATTTGctattttcacaaaaattttcCTTGATTCCGGATCAGGATTTTTATCCGGATGACTAAATacaaaacaccaaaaaaaaccAATTAATTAACGACTTCAGATTAAAAGTGCAGAAATAAATACATATTACAACacaatagaagaagaagaagaagaagaacttaCTGTTTGAGTGAGAGCCTATAGTAAGCCTTCTTTATTTCGGAGGCATTGGCATTTTGAGGAACCCTAGCAATCACACGAAGTTTACAAAAGTTAAGTTAAAAAATGCAGGGAAATTTAGAGGAAAGAACCTTGGGGAAAATCATAATAGTTACCCGAGGAGATCGTAGCAGTCGTCCTCGTCGCAGTATATGGAGATCGACGGCTGGATCAGCAGGGAGAATATGAGAATAACGATGAGCACGCAGCGGCTGATCGGAGCTGTTGCCGCTGGCGCCATGGCTTCAATCCTCGTCTCCAAAGTCTTCTGTCGTCACTACGTTAGGAGTGTTACTTTTTACTTTGTAGCTCAGCATTGGAGATTGGAGAGCAGAGGGCAAGATTTAACTGTAAGTTCAAATTACCATTTTGTCCGCCTAAATCCCTTTCTTTTACTCCCAACTCCCATGTCCATTTCAAGATTTATTTCACGCATTTGGATTTTCAATTAGTCACTTCACTTGTCccaacaaaaatttaaaataaaatcttGTGGTTTTCATGGCTAAATTTTTATCAcataaatggaaaaaaattagaaGTAATTGCATAtgactttttattttcttctcttttattcttt contains:
- the LOC113761535 gene encoding dnaJ protein ERDJ7 isoform X2; the protein is MAPAATAPISRCVLIVILIFSLLIQPSISIYCDEDDCYDLLGVPQNANASEIKKAYYRLSLKHHPDKNPDPESRKIFVKIANAYEILKDEATREQYDYAIAHPEEVFYNTARYYRAYYGHKTDPRAVIVGLLLVLSAFQYLNQWTRYKQAVDMVKRTPAFKNKLKALELERTGGMTIRKKSNKQINKKMEEDLSNELELQIKGAEKPSVWGLLGIRFILLPYTIGKKLVSCRLEPRILNLAMYKKTTD
- the LOC113761535 gene encoding chaperone protein dnaJ 50 isoform X1; translation: MAPAATAPISRCVLIVILIFSLLIQPSISIYCDEDDCYDLLGVPQNANASEIKKAYYRLSLKHHPDKNPDPESRKIFVKIANAYEILKDEATREQYDYAIAHPEEVFYNTARYYRAYYGHKTDPRAVIVGLLLVLSAFQYLNQWTRYKQAVDMVKRTPAFKNKLKALELERTGGMTIRKKSNKQINKKMEEDLSNELELQIKGAEKPSVWGLLGIRFILLPYTIGKLLLWHGCWFWRYNVKRSPYSWEDASYLTQRSLGVPPDSWTFIDESTKEDLVQRRLWEKSNLQSYLAEMRKESKRRR